In Ensifer adhaerens, a genomic segment contains:
- a CDS encoding carbon-monoxide dehydrogenase small subunit: protein MTIDFRLNGTARSISCAADKPLIGILRDDLCLTSTKEACSIGRCGACLVLIDGKAANACLTMAFQISGTEIMTTEGLGDDPMARLVRKALIEENAFQCGYCAPGFVVALLALFKENPAPGEDDIRKGLEGNICRCTGYHSIIRGALAAALLVQETSK from the coding sequence ATGACGATCGACTTCAGGCTCAACGGCACAGCCCGTTCCATCTCCTGCGCGGCGGATAAACCGCTGATCGGGATTCTGCGTGACGACCTTTGCCTGACGTCGACCAAGGAAGCCTGTTCCATTGGACGGTGTGGCGCCTGTCTTGTCCTCATCGACGGCAAGGCAGCAAACGCCTGCCTGACGATGGCGTTTCAGATCAGCGGCACCGAAATCATGACAACGGAAGGGCTGGGTGATGATCCGATGGCTCGTCTCGTCCGCAAGGCGTTGATCGAGGAAAATGCCTTCCAATGCGGCTATTGCGCACCCGGATTCGTCGTCGCGCTGCTGGCGCTGTTCAAGGAAAATCCAGCGCCGGGTGAAGATGACATCCGCAAGGGGCTGGAAGGCAATATCTGCCGTTGCACCGGCTATCATTCCATCATCCGCGGCGCGCTCGCCGCCGCCCTGTTGGTGCAGGAGACATCGAAATGA
- a CDS encoding phenylacetaldehyde dehydrogenase: MTIAIANFEPRTDGAKAFLTRTRKQILIDGHWRDAATGAMFETFDPASGRKLAELAEGTASDVDEAVASARKALTGTAWRGLTPSARGKLLWRIADLIDAHVEELAELETLDQGKSYRTGRFGEIPASAEQFRYYAGYCTKILGSTIPTSIAYQPEGKQIFAYTVREPVGVIAAITPWNSPMLMAAMKLAPALAAGCTVVLKPAEETSLTALRLGELMIEAGLPPGVVNIVTGFGEVVGAALTSHPYVDKVGFTGSTEVGKLIVKAAAGNLKKLTLELGGKSPAIVMADADLALAVPGIARGIFANSGQVCVASSRVYAHRKIYDKLIEGLAAAAGKLVLGHGLDEKTDLGPLVNRKQADRVAAYLAEGRGDGAEIATGGEQKGDLGTFIEPTVVTSVRPDMRMMREEIFGPVVAVTPFDDVDEAIAFANDTEYGLAGSVWTQDLSHAHRLAGRIRSGTVWINCHSYFSPELPKGGHKQSGWGYENGAQGLDNYLQTKTVCSVI, encoded by the coding sequence ATGACTATTGCCATCGCGAATTTCGAGCCGCGCACGGATGGAGCCAAAGCCTTCCTCACACGGACACGCAAGCAGATTTTGATCGACGGCCATTGGCGCGATGCGGCCACCGGCGCAATGTTTGAAACCTTCGATCCCGCCTCCGGACGGAAGCTCGCCGAGCTTGCCGAGGGCACCGCGTCCGACGTTGACGAGGCAGTGGCGAGCGCACGCAAGGCGCTGACAGGCACCGCTTGGCGCGGCCTGACACCGTCCGCGCGCGGGAAGCTGCTGTGGCGCATCGCCGACCTGATCGACGCGCATGTCGAGGAACTGGCGGAACTTGAGACGCTGGATCAGGGCAAGAGCTATCGCACCGGCCGCTTCGGCGAAATCCCGGCCTCTGCCGAGCAGTTCCGCTATTACGCCGGATATTGCACCAAGATCCTCGGCTCGACCATCCCTACGTCGATCGCTTATCAGCCTGAAGGCAAGCAGATTTTCGCCTATACGGTACGCGAGCCGGTTGGTGTGATCGCGGCAATCACGCCCTGGAACTCACCCATGCTGATGGCGGCCATGAAGCTTGCACCGGCGCTGGCCGCCGGCTGCACCGTGGTTCTGAAACCGGCTGAGGAAACCTCGCTGACGGCGCTCAGGCTCGGCGAACTGATGATCGAGGCCGGGCTCCCGCCCGGCGTCGTCAATATCGTGACCGGATTTGGTGAGGTCGTGGGTGCAGCGCTCACCAGCCATCCATACGTCGACAAGGTCGGTTTCACCGGTTCGACGGAGGTCGGCAAGTTGATCGTCAAGGCTGCCGCGGGCAATTTGAAGAAACTGACGCTGGAGCTTGGCGGCAAGTCACCGGCTATCGTCATGGCGGATGCGGATCTGGCGCTTGCCGTTCCCGGCATCGCGCGGGGCATATTCGCCAATTCCGGCCAGGTCTGTGTGGCTAGCTCACGGGTCTACGCGCATCGCAAGATCTACGACAAACTGATCGAAGGTCTCGCTGCGGCCGCCGGCAAGCTGGTGCTCGGCCACGGGCTCGACGAGAAGACCGATCTTGGCCCGCTGGTGAACCGCAAGCAGGCCGACCGGGTTGCGGCCTACCTGGCAGAGGGACGAGGCGATGGGGCAGAGATCGCCACGGGCGGTGAGCAGAAGGGTGACCTAGGCACCTTTATCGAACCAACGGTCGTCACCAGTGTCCGGCCGGACATGCGGATGATGCGCGAGGAGATTTTCGGCCCGGTCGTTGCAGTGACGCCCTTCGATGATGTCGACGAGGCCATCGCCTTTGCCAACGACACTGAGTACGGCTTGGCCGGCAGCGTCTGGACGCAGGACCTCTCGCACGCCCATCGACTTGCCGGGCGCATCCGCTCCGGCACGGTCTGGATCAACTGCCATTCCTATTTCTCGCCGGAACTACCGAAAGGCGGCCACAAGCAGTCCGGCTGGGGCTACGAAAATGGCGCCCAAGGGCTCGACAATTACCTCCAGACGAAGACAGTTTGCAGCGTCATTTGA
- a CDS encoding aldehyde dehydrogenase: protein MLHQKIIETPFKVRYGNFIGGEWREPAAGRYFENTTPVNGGLLCEVARSDEKDVEAALDAAHAAKDKWGRTSTTERANILNKIADRMEANLKTLAEAETWDNGKPLRETMAADIPLAIDHFRYFAAAIRAQEGSIGEVDHDTIAYHFHEPLGVVGQIIPWNFPILMAAWKVAPALAAGNCVVLKPAEQTPASILVLADIIGDLLPPGVLNIINGFGLEAGKPLASSPRISKIAFTGETSTGRLIMQYASQNLIPVTLELGGKSPNIFFADVMAEDDDYLDKALEGFAMFALNQGEVCTCPSRAVVHEKIYDRFMEKAIARVNKIVQGNPLDLSTMIGAQASSEQLHKILSYIEIGKGEGAELLTGGERNVLGGDLAEGFYVKPTVFRGNNKMRIFQEEIFGPVLSVTTFKTDEEAMQIANDTLYGLGAGVWSRDANRCYNFGRGIQAGRVWINNYHAYPAHAAFGGYKQSGIGRETHKMMLDHYQQTKNMLVSYSPKALGFF, encoded by the coding sequence ATGCTTCATCAGAAGATCATCGAGACGCCGTTCAAGGTCCGTTACGGCAATTTCATCGGCGGCGAATGGCGCGAGCCGGCAGCCGGCCGCTACTTTGAGAACACTACACCGGTCAATGGCGGACTGCTTTGCGAAGTCGCCCGTTCCGACGAAAAGGATGTCGAGGCCGCCCTCGACGCAGCCCATGCTGCCAAGGACAAGTGGGGTCGCACGTCGACCACCGAGCGTGCCAATATCCTGAACAAGATTGCCGACCGCATGGAAGCCAATCTCAAGACGCTCGCAGAAGCCGAGACCTGGGACAATGGCAAGCCGCTGCGCGAAACCATGGCCGCCGACATTCCGCTGGCCATCGACCATTTCCGCTATTTCGCTGCCGCCATCCGCGCGCAGGAAGGCTCGATCGGCGAAGTCGATCACGATACGATTGCCTATCACTTCCATGAACCTCTGGGCGTTGTCGGCCAGATCATCCCGTGGAACTTCCCGATCCTCATGGCTGCCTGGAAGGTGGCGCCGGCGCTTGCCGCCGGCAACTGCGTGGTGCTGAAGCCCGCCGAACAGACCCCGGCCTCGATCCTCGTTCTCGCCGACATCATTGGCGACCTGCTGCCGCCGGGCGTACTCAACATCATCAACGGTTTCGGCCTCGAAGCCGGCAAGCCGCTCGCTTCCAGCCCGCGCATCTCGAAGATCGCTTTTACCGGCGAGACATCGACGGGCCGGCTGATCATGCAGTACGCCTCGCAGAACCTGATCCCGGTGACGCTGGAACTCGGCGGCAAGTCGCCGAACATCTTCTTCGCCGACGTGATGGCCGAAGACGACGACTATCTGGACAAGGCGCTCGAAGGTTTCGCGATGTTCGCGCTGAACCAAGGCGAAGTCTGCACCTGCCCAAGCCGCGCTGTCGTGCATGAAAAGATCTATGATCGCTTCATGGAAAAGGCGATTGCCCGCGTCAATAAGATCGTACAGGGCAACCCGCTCGACCTCTCCACCATGATCGGTGCGCAGGCCTCGTCCGAACAGCTCCACAAGATCCTCTCCTATATCGAAATCGGCAAGGGCGAGGGCGCAGAACTGCTGACCGGTGGCGAGCGCAACGTGCTCGGCGGCGATCTGGCGGAAGGCTTCTACGTCAAGCCGACCGTGTTCCGCGGCAACAACAAGATGCGCATCTTCCAGGAAGAAATCTTCGGGCCTGTCCTGTCGGTCACGACCTTCAAGACCGACGAGGAGGCGATGCAGATTGCCAACGACACGCTCTACGGCCTTGGCGCTGGCGTTTGGAGCCGCGATGCGAACCGCTGCTACAATTTCGGCCGCGGTATTCAGGCCGGCCGTGTCTGGATCAACAACTACCACGCCTATCCGGCCCATGCGGCCTTCGGCGGCTACAAGCAGTCGGGCATCGGTCGCGAGACCCACAAGATGATGCTCGACCACTACCAGCAGACCAAGAACATGCTGGTATCGTATTCTCCCAAGGCGCTCGGCTTCTTCTGA
- a CDS encoding cyd operon protein YbgT has protein sequence MWYFAWLLGLPLAALFAVVNAMWLEMQLDRQMMNGSKPDADKARQSL, from the coding sequence ATGTGGTATTTTGCCTGGCTTCTCGGCCTGCCACTGGCGGCGCTCTTTGCTGTCGTTAATGCGATGTGGCTGGAAATGCAGCTGGACCGCCAGATGATGAACGGCTCCAAGCCGGATGCGGACAAGGCACGTCAGTCTCTGTGA
- a CDS encoding cytochrome d ubiquinol oxidase subunit II: MILFELVPFEFLRVVWWVLLGVLLTGFALTDGFDLGVGALLPFVGRTDSERRVAINTIGPVWEGNQVWFILGGGAIFAAWPPLYAVSFSGFYLAMFAVLAALILRPVGFKYRSKRESAAWRNGWDWALFVGGFVPALIFGVAMGNVLQGVPFRFNEDLKIFYDGTFFGLLNPFALLTGVVSVAMLITHGAAWLQLKADGPVRDRARAIGSIAALVTIVTYVLAGLWLAKGVGGYALVGQIAGDGPSNPTFSETARTASWFGAFAERPWIAVAPVLGLLGSLLAFYGLRAGKDLMTMLYSKLAIIGIISSVGLTMFPFILPSSIDAHSSLTVWNASSSHQTLFVMLVAAVIFVPMILAYTAWVYKVLWGKVTEAEINRNHETVY; encoded by the coding sequence ATGATTCTCTTCGAACTTGTTCCTTTTGAATTCCTGCGGGTGGTCTGGTGGGTGCTACTCGGCGTTCTCCTGACCGGCTTTGCCCTCACCGACGGCTTCGACCTGGGCGTCGGCGCACTGCTTCCCTTCGTCGGCAGGACGGACAGCGAGCGCCGCGTCGCCATCAACACCATTGGCCCTGTCTGGGAAGGCAACCAGGTCTGGTTCATCCTGGGTGGCGGCGCGATCTTTGCCGCATGGCCGCCGCTCTACGCCGTCAGCTTCTCTGGCTTCTATCTCGCCATGTTTGCCGTTCTCGCAGCCCTTATCCTGCGTCCGGTTGGTTTCAAATACCGCTCCAAGCGTGAAAGTGCGGCTTGGCGCAACGGTTGGGACTGGGCTCTGTTCGTCGGCGGCTTCGTACCGGCGCTGATCTTCGGCGTCGCCATGGGCAATGTCCTGCAAGGCGTGCCCTTCCGCTTTAACGAGGACCTGAAGATCTTCTATGACGGGACATTCTTCGGCCTTCTCAATCCCTTTGCGCTGCTCACGGGCGTCGTTTCGGTCGCCATGCTGATCACCCACGGGGCCGCATGGCTGCAGCTCAAGGCGGATGGTCCGGTGCGGGATCGTGCCCGCGCCATCGGCTCGATCGCTGCGCTCGTTACCATCGTCACATATGTTCTGGCCGGTCTCTGGCTTGCCAAGGGCGTCGGCGGCTATGCGCTGGTCGGACAGATTGCCGGTGATGGTCCCTCGAACCCGACATTCAGCGAGACGGCGCGCACCGCGAGCTGGTTCGGCGCCTTTGCCGAACGGCCGTGGATCGCCGTTGCCCCGGTCCTTGGTCTCCTCGGCTCGCTGCTCGCCTTCTATGGCCTGCGCGCAGGCAAGGATCTGATGACGATGCTCTATTCCAAGCTGGCGATCATCGGCATCATCTCGTCGGTCGGGCTTACGATGTTCCCGTTCATCCTGCCGTCGTCGATCGATGCGCATTCGTCGTTGACAGTCTGGAACGCGTCTTCGTCGCACCAGACACTGTTCGTCATGCTGGTCGCCGCGGTGATCTTCGTGCCGATGATCCTCGCCTACACCGCCTGGGTCTACAAGGTCCTCTGGGGCAAGGTCACCGAGGCTGAAATCAACCGCAACCACGAAACCGTCTACTAA
- a CDS encoding cytochrome d ubiquinol oxidase subunit I, giving the protein MDIDIVELSRLQFAMTALYHFLFVPLTLGLSVIVAIMETVYVMTDRPIWRQMTKFWGTLFGINFVLGVATGITMEFQFGMNWSYYSHYVGDIFGAPLAIEGLMAFFLEATFVGLFFFGWDRLSKRAHLIVAWLVAIGSNFSALWILIANGWMQNPVGAAFNPLTMRMEMTSFFDVMFNEVAQAKFVHTVSAGYVTASVFVLGVSAWYLLKGRHADLARRSIAVAASFGLASALSVVVLGDESGYSVTLSQKMKLAAIEGMWETQPAPSSFTLLGIPDQQARETHYAIHIPYVMGLIGTRSLTREIPGIADLVKQAEGRVRSGIVAYNALMDYRANKGKVSPDVAKTFEDHSKDLGFALLLKRYVDDPRQATDAQIAQAANDTVPTVWPLFWAFRLMVALGFSFIALMVWFFWMSSFRNMRFPRVALQLAVILIPAPWIAAELGWFVAEFGRQPWTVDGVLPTALSASTLSVADLAITLAGFVLFYSVLFIIEMGLMVKYIRKGPYMDVPETDRWQSDHRDRLSAPAPFAQQPAE; this is encoded by the coding sequence ATGGATATCGACATCGTCGAGCTGTCACGACTGCAATTTGCAATGACAGCGCTCTATCATTTCCTCTTTGTGCCATTGACGCTCGGATTGTCCGTCATCGTTGCCATCATGGAGACAGTCTACGTCATGACTGATCGTCCGATCTGGCGGCAGATGACGAAATTCTGGGGCACGCTGTTCGGCATCAACTTCGTGCTGGGTGTGGCGACGGGCATCACCATGGAATTCCAGTTCGGCATGAACTGGAGTTATTACAGCCACTATGTCGGTGACATATTCGGTGCGCCGCTGGCGATCGAGGGCCTGATGGCCTTCTTCCTTGAGGCGACCTTCGTCGGTCTCTTCTTCTTCGGCTGGGACAGGCTTTCCAAGCGCGCGCATCTGATCGTCGCCTGGCTTGTTGCCATCGGTTCGAACTTCTCTGCGCTCTGGATCCTGATCGCGAATGGCTGGATGCAGAATCCGGTGGGGGCGGCTTTCAACCCGCTCACGATGCGCATGGAAATGACCTCGTTCTTCGATGTCATGTTCAATGAGGTCGCGCAGGCGAAATTCGTTCATACCGTTTCGGCGGGCTATGTCACGGCTTCCGTCTTCGTGCTGGGCGTCTCGGCCTGGTACCTGCTGAAAGGCCGCCATGCCGATCTCGCCCGCCGCTCGATTGCCGTTGCGGCCTCTTTCGGCCTTGCTTCGGCGCTTTCGGTCGTCGTGTTGGGTGATGAATCCGGCTACTCTGTTACGCTGTCGCAGAAGATGAAGCTCGCGGCGATCGAAGGCATGTGGGAAACACAACCTGCACCGTCATCCTTCACGCTTCTCGGCATCCCTGACCAGCAGGCGCGTGAAACGCATTATGCGATCCACATCCCCTATGTCATGGGCCTGATCGGCACGCGCTCGCTGACCCGCGAGATTCCCGGTATCGCCGATCTCGTCAAACAGGCGGAAGGGCGCGTGCGCTCCGGCATCGTCGCCTATAACGCGCTGATGGACTACCGGGCCAACAAGGGGAAGGTATCGCCGGACGTTGCCAAGACCTTCGAGGATCACAGCAAGGATCTGGGCTTCGCCCTGCTTCTGAAGCGCTATGTCGACGATCCTCGCCAGGCGACCGATGCACAGATCGCACAGGCCGCCAACGACACCGTGCCGACCGTCTGGCCGCTCTTCTGGGCCTTCCGCCTCATGGTGGCGCTCGGCTTCTCCTTCATCGCGCTGATGGTCTGGTTCTTCTGGATGTCGTCCTTCCGCAACATGCGCTTCCCGCGCGTGGCGCTGCAGCTTGCCGTCATCCTCATCCCGGCCCCGTGGATTGCCGCAGAACTCGGCTGGTTCGTCGCCGAATTCGGTCGCCAGCCCTGGACGGTGGACGGTGTTCTGCCAACGGCGCTCTCGGCTTCAACGCTTTCGGTCGCCGACCTTGCCATCACGCTCGCCGGCTTCGTGCTCTTCTACAGCGTGCTCTTCATCATCGAGATGGGGTTGATGGTGAAATATATCCGCAAGGGGCCGTATATGGATGTTCCCGAGACCGATCGTTGGCAGTCAGACCATCGTGACCGCCTGAGCGCCCCTGCACCCTTTGCGCAACAACCTGCGGAGTAA
- a CDS encoding ATP-binding cassette, subfamily C, CydC: MRRLFRIFLRVWRPHAGKLALGSLSSVLVVAAGTALLSLSGWFITATGVAGLASVGIAFDVFRPSSAIRFLALGRAAARYGERLLSHDATLTGLAELRGQLLAAMTRAPLRKLAALSGSERLNHLTLDVDALDGLALRLVIPVLSAIVVFASFLLLLWGLEGGYVAAWQGMSLGLGLLLAATVTIKFAMRPSRIAHKALQAVRLRFIDMMRARPELAVSGQLAAQHLHILDAQVRLQRDQARIDLAERVSGMLLGMTASVAAAGSLYLGLRLAEAHSIDAPFAALGFFGALGASEIMASLHRGFAELGRIMDAARRVDEQMSAGEAGSGAQIAAADAANRGGPRLQMEAVSFKLAGRPILSDFTVTLGAGETVALTGPSGVGKSTALLVAIGLLPRDSGRIWLEGQALENFPDDAVLSFATMLPQRSALMSGSIMDALRLARPDVGEEDAWHVLSAVALERVVEAKGGLDFLLGESGAGLSGGEKRRLALARVLLRKPRLLLLDEPTEGLDEATALAVLSGIRRYLPDCAILMASHRRTEIAFADRVVSLG, translated from the coding sequence ATGAGACGGCTTTTCCGTATCTTTCTCCGGGTCTGGCGGCCGCATGCCGGCAAACTGGCGCTCGGCAGCCTGTCTTCTGTCCTTGTGGTCGCTGCAGGCACCGCCTTGTTGTCCTTGTCCGGCTGGTTCATCACGGCAACCGGTGTGGCTGGGCTGGCAAGCGTCGGGATTGCCTTCGACGTCTTTCGCCCCAGTTCTGCCATTCGCTTTCTCGCGCTCGGGCGCGCCGCCGCGCGCTATGGCGAGCGCCTGCTGAGCCACGACGCGACGCTGACCGGACTTGCGGAACTGCGCGGTCAATTGCTGGCGGCGATGACGCGCGCGCCGCTGCGCAAGCTGGCTGCGCTCAGCGGTTCGGAGCGTTTGAACCATCTGACGCTCGATGTCGACGCGCTGGATGGCCTGGCGCTGCGACTGGTCATTCCCGTTCTCTCGGCCATTGTGGTCTTTGCAAGCTTTCTGCTTCTGCTTTGGGGTCTTGAAGGAGGGTATGTCGCGGCTTGGCAGGGAATGAGCCTTGGTCTGGGGCTGTTGCTCGCCGCCACTGTCACGATCAAATTTGCCATGCGGCCCTCTCGCATCGCTCACAAGGCCCTCCAGGCGGTGCGGCTCAGATTCATCGACATGATGCGGGCCCGGCCGGAGCTTGCAGTCTCCGGACAACTGGCTGCGCAGCATTTGCACATCCTGGATGCGCAGGTGCGGCTACAGCGCGACCAGGCGCGCATCGATCTGGCCGAGCGCGTCTCGGGCATGCTGCTCGGCATGACCGCATCCGTCGCCGCTGCCGGAAGCCTTTACCTCGGCCTCAGGCTGGCGGAGGCGCATTCCATCGATGCACCTTTTGCTGCTCTCGGTTTTTTCGGGGCTCTCGGTGCTTCCGAGATCATGGCATCCCTGCATCGCGGCTTTGCCGAACTCGGTCGTATCATGGACGCAGCGCGACGCGTGGATGAGCAGATGTCCGCCGGAGAAGCCGGATCCGGCGCTCAAATTGCTGCTGCGGACGCAGCCAATCGCGGCGGTCCACGGCTCCAGATGGAGGCTGTCTCGTTCAAACTGGCCGGTCGACCCATCCTCAGCGATTTTACCGTCACTCTCGGCGCAGGCGAAACGGTTGCGCTTACTGGTCCGAGCGGGGTCGGCAAGTCGACCGCGCTACTTGTTGCGATCGGGCTGCTGCCGCGTGACAGTGGCCGCATATGGCTAGAGGGGCAGGCGCTCGAGAACTTTCCGGATGACGCAGTTTTGAGCTTTGCCACCATGTTGCCCCAAAGAAGCGCCTTGATGAGCGGGTCGATCATGGACGCGCTACGGCTGGCGCGGCCGGATGTGGGTGAAGAAGACGCGTGGCACGTCCTGAGCGCCGTGGCGCTTGAGCGGGTCGTTGAAGCGAAGGGCGGTCTGGATTTCCTTCTCGGTGAGAGCGGTGCAGGCTTGTCTGGAGGCGAGAAGCGGCGTCTGGCGCTTGCGCGCGTGCTGCTTCGAAAGCCGAGGCTGCTATTGCTGGACGAGCCCACGGAAGGGCTCGATGAGGCGACGGCGCTTGCGGTCCTATCCGGCATTCGTCGGTATCTGCCCGATTGCGCCATCCTGATGGCGTCACATCGGCGTACCGAAATTGCGTTTGCCGATCGTGTCGTTTCTCTGGGATAG
- a CDS encoding ATP-binding cassette, subfamily C, CydD, whose translation MASSKLKSADPGVLRLKRIEAGALQGLRRSGLLAVAATLLLLPQSMIAGNSLGGLVTGTAPVLMPLSAALVYAALGFLRHGLDALGGRIAFRAAQEVVARERDRLAGAQGRVSPFSRDSMSSGEGAALIGNKLDILTLYLTRYHTAAFRTRTVPFAILLATAWVSWAGALILLISGPLIPLFMILIGYAARDASARHLKETGSLNALLLERLNALVDIKLLDGREMMVRQFFASADSLKERTMAVLRVAFLSSTVLELFSALGVAMVAVYVGFSLLGTFSFGTYGAAMSLSQGIFLLLMAPEFFSPMRELAGAWHDRAAALAVAEELAEVDSREALTILGAGKSVAPLAGEVSLSMRGLQFSAGPAFSIAYPDADIRAGETVAITGPSGVGKSTLLALLAGLAPAGEGWINVCGVRLDDAVADAWRMRLSWVSQTPHFANASVLANIVGSSAPRDDRRLAEALGAAGLDAVVAALPRGLLTRLGETGSGLSGGEARRVMLARAFYAQADVVLADEPTADLDPANANLVTESLLALARAGKTLIVATHDRQLIERLGREIRLWGAA comes from the coding sequence GTGGCCAGTTCCAAATTGAAATCCGCAGACCCTGGCGTCCTGCGACTGAAGCGCATCGAAGCGGGAGCATTGCAGGGATTGCGTCGCAGCGGTCTCCTGGCTGTTGCCGCCACGCTTCTGCTCCTGCCGCAGAGCATGATTGCCGGAAACAGTCTCGGCGGGCTCGTGACCGGAACTGCCCCCGTCCTCATGCCGCTCTCAGCCGCTCTGGTCTATGCGGCTCTCGGGTTCCTTCGCCATGGTCTTGACGCCTTGGGCGGGCGCATTGCATTCCGCGCCGCGCAGGAGGTTGTTGCGCGTGAAAGAGACAGGTTGGCTGGCGCGCAAGGTCGCGTTTCCCCTTTTTCCCGCGACTCCATGTCTTCGGGCGAGGGGGCCGCTCTCATCGGCAACAAGCTGGATATCCTCACGCTCTACCTCACGCGCTATCACACGGCTGCTTTCCGGACGCGAACAGTGCCTTTCGCCATTCTGCTGGCGACGGCATGGGTGTCTTGGGCCGGCGCCCTCATCCTCCTCATTTCCGGACCGCTCATCCCGTTGTTCATGATCCTGATCGGCTATGCTGCACGCGACGCCAGCGCGCGCCATCTCAAGGAAACGGGTTCGCTCAACGCGCTCCTCCTCGAAAGGCTCAATGCTTTGGTCGACATCAAGCTTCTGGACGGACGCGAGATGATGGTGCGCCAGTTCTTTGCCAGCGCAGACTCCCTGAAGGAGCGTACGATGGCGGTGCTGCGGGTGGCCTTTCTGTCCTCGACGGTGCTGGAGCTTTTCTCCGCGCTGGGCGTTGCCATGGTTGCCGTCTATGTCGGGTTCAGCCTGCTCGGGACCTTCAGCTTCGGCACCTACGGCGCCGCCATGAGCCTTTCTCAAGGGATTTTCCTCCTGCTTATGGCGCCCGAATTCTTTTCCCCGATGCGCGAACTGGCCGGCGCGTGGCATGATCGCGCCGCGGCGCTTGCCGTCGCGGAAGAGCTGGCTGAAGTCGACAGCCGCGAGGCGCTGACGATCCTCGGCGCGGGAAAGAGCGTCGCGCCGCTTGCCGGTGAAGTCAGTCTCTCCATGCGCGGGTTACAATTTTCGGCAGGTCCGGCCTTCTCCATTGCCTATCCCGATGCCGATATCCGCGCCGGTGAAACCGTCGCCATCACCGGTCCGAGCGGCGTCGGCAAGAGTACGCTGCTTGCCCTGTTGGCTGGTCTCGCGCCTGCCGGGGAAGGATGGATCAACGTCTGCGGGGTGAGACTGGACGACGCAGTCGCCGACGCTTGGCGGATGCGGCTCTCCTGGGTTTCGCAAACGCCGCATTTCGCCAATGCCAGTGTGCTTGCCAATATTGTCGGCTCCAGCGCCCCACGCGATGATCGGCGGCTCGCCGAGGCCCTCGGCGCGGCGGGTCTTGACGCAGTCGTTGCGGCGCTGCCCCGGGGGCTATTGACGCGCCTCGGCGAAACCGGAAGCGGCCTTTCAGGCGGTGAGGCCCGGCGTGTCATGCTGGCGCGCGCCTTTTATGCGCAGGCCGATGTCGTGCTTGCCGACGAGCCCACAGCCGATCTCGACCCCGCGAATGCGAATCTGGTGACGGAGAGTCTGCTTGCGCTGGCGCGGGCCGGAAAAACACTGATCGTCGCCACCCATGATAGGCAGCTTATCGAGAGGTTGGGGCGCGAAATCCGGCTCTGGGGTGCAGCATGA
- a CDS encoding transcriptional regulator, BadM/Rrf2 family, translating to MFCAVNPDITVRKSDIAAACNASENHLAQVIRTLGQHGFIDATRGRNGGLQLMRSPAGINIGSVFRVFEAELPFAECFSASNTCPLVDVCWLRNAIRDAVDAFYRSLDKVLLSDLVNGNDRLAELLQIRVECHRGSGGERPAAKSSPARKTLAKTRDIASLGAATGA from the coding sequence ATGTTTTGCGCCGTCAATCCGGATATCACCGTCCGCAAGAGCGATATTGCCGCCGCATGCAACGCTTCGGAAAACCATCTGGCCCAAGTCATCAGGACGCTCGGCCAGCATGGCTTCATCGATGCCACGCGCGGACGCAATGGTGGCTTGCAACTGATGCGCTCGCCGGCCGGCATCAATATCGGGTCGGTATTCCGTGTCTTTGAAGCCGAACTGCCCTTTGCGGAATGTTTCAGCGCGTCCAATACGTGCCCGCTCGTGGACGTGTGCTGGCTGCGCAATGCCATCCGCGACGCGGTGGACGCCTTCTATCGGTCGCTGGACAAGGTCCTCCTGTCAGACCTCGTGAATGGAAACGACCGCCTTGCGGAATTGCTGCAAATCCGGGTCGAATGCCATAGGGGAAGCGGTGGAGAACGGCCCGCTGCCAAATCGTCCCCCGCGCGCAAGACATTGGCGAAGACCCGCGATATCGCGAGCCTCGGCGCTGCGACGGGGGCTTGA